The proteins below come from a single Brevinematales bacterium genomic window:
- the rplP gene encoding 50S ribosomal protein L16, translating into MPLLSPANPKWRKPHTSKLSGVATDTLLSFGEYGVIALEPTFLTDKQIETVRVLLSRQMPKGGKYWIRVFPDRSYTKRPLETRMGKGKADVDHWEAVVKRGKVIFEWIGTTEEISKKLAKSISAKIGIKVKLVKRTEII; encoded by the coding sequence ATGCCATTATTAAGTCCTGCAAATCCAAAATGGAGAAAACCACATACTTCTAAATTAAGCGGCGTAGCAACTGATACTCTATTATCTTTTGGTGAATATGGCGTTATAGCACTCGAACCAACCTTCCTAACAGATAAACAAATAGAAACAGTAAGAGTATTACTATCAAGGCAAATGCCAAAAGGTGGTAAATACTGGATAAGAGTATTTCCAGACAGATCTTACACCAAAAGACCACTAGAAACAAGAATGGGTAAGGGTAAAGCAGATGTCGATCATTGGGAAGCAGTAGTCAAAAGAGGTAAAGTTATATTTGAATGGATAGGAACAACAGAAGAAATTTCTAAAAAATTAGCAAAAAGTATTTCTGCTAAAATAGGTATAAAAGTTAAATTAGTTAAAAGAACAGAAATAATATAG
- a CDS encoding uL22 family ribosomal protein: MEGICRAKYLKISQKKMVRFISVVRGRRLDLVLAYLEMLPHKGAKFLYNAIKSAYANMVYKGSKATLKDAFVKDIKVNQSFSIKRVIPRARGSADIIKRRFSSIYVVVSDEVTKEE, from the coding sequence ATGGAAGGTATATGTAGGGCAAAGTATCTAAAGATATCACAAAAAAAGATGGTTAGGTTTATAAGCGTAGTCAGAGGTAGAAGATTAGATTTAGTTTTAGCGTACCTTGAGATGTTACCACACAAAGGAGCTAAGTTTCTTTATAATGCTATAAAGTCTGCATATGCTAACATGGTCTACAAAGGATCAAAAGCTACCTTGAAAGATGCTTTTGTTAAAGATATAAAAGTAAATCAATCATTCAGCATAAAAAGAGTAATACCTAGAGCAAGAGGATCAGCAGATATTATAAAAAGAAGATTTAGTAGTATATATGTAGTAGTATCTGACGAAGTTACAAAGGAGGAATAA
- a CDS encoding L-threonylcarbamoyladenylate synthase: METRIVRISVDEIDKDLYLLRKPANSLKMGDVVAFPTETVYGLGANATMSEAVKKIFELKGRPYDNPLIVHLHSKDEVYKYASVSNEVEEKILDTFTPGPITVVLKKKEVISAISTAGLDTVGIRIPYNPIARKLIELSEVPVAAPSANISGKPSATDPNTVIEEFSGKIPYIVDGGRTHIGIESTVVKVEEAPEKFTILIVRPGFVTKEDLEEFVTSAQFKKPVEVLYVDERDVDKPISPGQKYKHYSPKCHVVLVNDINKVYEVVKEYKNGKIGLLGRPKFLSKLRKLLEYWGIKDIVELEWCKNDIIDCARNLFFAYRIFDKENTILILVERLEEKGIGYSIMNRVRKSATYIV, encoded by the coding sequence ATGGAAACTAGGATAGTAAGAATTAGTGTTGACGAAATTGATAAAGATTTGTATTTACTTCGAAAACCAGCAAATAGCTTAAAAATGGGGGATGTAGTTGCTTTTCCTACAGAGACAGTTTATGGACTTGGAGCTAACGCTACTATGTCAGAAGCTGTTAAGAAAATATTTGAGTTAAAAGGTAGGCCGTATGATAATCCTCTTATAGTGCATTTACATTCGAAGGATGAAGTGTATAAGTATGCAAGTGTATCTAATGAAGTGGAAGAGAAGATTTTGGATACCTTTACTCCAGGGCCTATAACGGTAGTTCTTAAGAAAAAAGAAGTAATATCTGCTATATCTACTGCTGGTCTTGACACTGTTGGTATTAGAATTCCCTATAACCCAATAGCTAGAAAACTGATAGAGCTTTCTGAAGTACCTGTAGCAGCACCTAGTGCTAACATATCTGGTAAACCAAGTGCTACTGATCCAAATACGGTTATAGAGGAGTTTTCAGGGAAAATACCATATATTGTAGATGGTGGTAGAACTCATATAGGTATTGAGTCAACTGTAGTCAAGGTTGAAGAAGCTCCGGAGAAATTTACTATACTAATTGTTAGACCTGGATTTGTAACAAAAGAAGATCTTGAAGAATTTGTAACATCAGCTCAATTTAAAAAGCCAGTTGAGGTACTATATGTTGATGAACGTGATGTTGATAAACCTATATCACCAGGACAAAAATATAAACACTATTCTCCAAAGTGTCATGTTGTTTTGGTTAACGATATAAACAAAGTTTATGAGGTTGTGAAAGAATATAAAAATGGTAAAATAGGATTATTAGGACGCCCTAAATTCTTAAGTAAACTCAGAAAATTACTTGAATATTGGGGGATTAAGGATATAGTAGAATTGGAATGGTGTAAAAACGATATAATAGACTGTGCTAGAAATTTATTTTTTGCTTATAGGATATTTGATAAAGAAAATACTATATTGATACTTGTTGAGAGGTTAGAAGAAAAAGGTATTGGATACTCAATAATGAATAGAGTAAGAAAATCTGCTACTTACATAGTTTAG
- the rpsS gene encoding 30S ribosomal protein S19 — protein MARSVKKGPFVDKHLYKKVLEMIERKDKTPIKTWSRRSTIIPEMVGLTISVYNGKTFIPVYITDQMVGHKLGEFSPTRIFRAHGGKKAELQTK, from the coding sequence ATGGCTAGGTCGGTTAAAAAAGGTCCTTTTGTTGATAAACATCTATACAAGAAAGTTTTGGAGATGATAGAGAGGAAGGATAAAACTCCTATAAAAACTTGGTCAAGAAGGTCAACTATAATACCTGAAATGGTAGGGTTAACAATATCGGTTTACAATGGTAAAACATTCATACCTGTCTATATAACTGATCAAATGGTAGGACATAAACTTGGTGAGTTTTCTCCAACTAGAATATTCAGAGCACACGGTGGTAAAAAAGCAGAATTACAAACCAAATAG
- the rpmC gene encoding 50S ribosomal protein L29, protein MAFTKKIKQLYVNMSIEELKKELEKFASEYNSMIINKSIKLPDNPMKIRRTRRLIALINTIIREKELGIRK, encoded by the coding sequence ATGGCTTTCACAAAAAAAATAAAGCAATTATATGTTAACATGTCTATTGAAGAACTAAAAAAAGAGCTTGAAAAATTTGCATCTGAATATAACTCCATGATCATAAACAAATCAATAAAATTACCAGACAACCCTATGAAAATAAGAAGAACTAGAAGACTTATAGCACTCATAAACACAATAATAAGAGAGAAAGAGCTCGGAATAAGGAAGTAA
- a CDS encoding ABC transporter ATP-binding protein produces the protein MIELVEISKSYFVNKKAKILFQDVSFEIKEGDFISLTGESGCGKTTLLKIIAGVENPTSGYIVYDNHRPRIFKDFFISKFRSKNIGFVFQTFELVDQVSVLDNVLLPIYISNESRSKYIDKAKEILKYVGMEEYINSDVRILSGGQKQRVSLARALIKSPKYILADEPTANLDEKNSLEIISLLEKINQEQNIGVVFITHRQDVMNYSNKIISIVDSKAIIKENNKHEPNKNNISKVNRKIKRKQLNKQI, from the coding sequence ATGATAGAATTAGTCGAAATCTCAAAATCTTATTTTGTCAACAAAAAAGCCAAAATACTTTTCCAGGATGTTTCATTTGAAATAAAAGAAGGTGACTTTATATCCCTTACTGGAGAGTCAGGTTGCGGTAAAACAACTCTACTCAAAATAATAGCCGGGGTTGAAAATCCCACATCCGGCTATATAGTTTACGATAACCACAGGCCTAGAATATTCAAAGATTTCTTTATATCCAAGTTTAGAAGTAAAAACATAGGCTTTGTGTTTCAAACATTTGAATTAGTTGATCAAGTATCTGTACTAGATAACGTCTTACTACCTATATACATTTCAAATGAATCTAGGTCAAAATATATCGATAAAGCAAAAGAAATACTTAAGTATGTAGGCATGGAAGAATATATAAACAGCGACGTAAGAATACTATCAGGAGGGCAAAAACAAAGAGTATCTCTAGCAAGAGCACTCATAAAATCACCTAAATACATATTAGCAGATGAACCAACAGCAAATCTTGATGAAAAAAATTCTTTGGAAATAATATCTCTACTTGAGAAAATAAATCAAGAACAAAATATAGGAGTAGTATTTATAACACATAGACAAGATGTTATGAATTACTCCAACAAAATAATATCAATAGTAGATTCAAAAGCAATTATTAAAGAAAATAATAAGCATGAACCTAACAAAAACAATATTTCAAAGGTAAATAGAAAGATTAAACGAAAACAGTTAAATAAACAAATTTAA
- the rpsC gene encoding 30S ribosomal protein S3, with protein sequence MGQKVHPFGLRVGISEKWLSNWIASSREEQVENVLQDAKLREFILKRYRLSGISKIEISRFASRIDVIIYTSQPGIIIGKRGTEIKLLEEEIQKNVLKNSDKELNVSVVEIRRPDTDAQIVAETIAKQIEMRIPYKRAMRRALQRAVDAGVKGIRIRCSGRLGGVDVARSEELKFGTVPLSTLTAKVRYGFAEANSTVGIVGVKVWIYE encoded by the coding sequence ATGGGACAAAAAGTTCATCCATTTGGTTTAAGAGTAGGAATATCAGAAAAATGGCTTTCTAATTGGATTGCATCAAGCAGAGAAGAGCAGGTTGAAAATGTGCTACAGGATGCTAAATTGAGAGAATTCATATTGAAGAGGTACAGGTTGTCTGGTATTTCAAAAATAGAAATATCAAGATTCGCATCAAGAATCGATGTTATAATATACACATCTCAACCAGGTATCATAATAGGAAAGAGAGGAACAGAAATAAAATTACTCGAAGAAGAAATACAAAAAAACGTACTCAAAAACTCAGATAAAGAACTAAATGTATCCGTTGTTGAAATAAGAAGACCCGACACAGATGCACAAATAGTTGCAGAAACTATAGCTAAGCAAATTGAGATGAGAATACCTTACAAGAGAGCAATGAGAAGAGCATTACAAAGAGCAGTTGACGCTGGAGTAAAAGGAATAAGAATAAGATGTTCAGGTAGATTAGGTGGGGTCGATGTCGCAAGATCAGAAGAACTAAAATTTGGTACCGTACCACTTAGTACCTTAACCGCAAAAGTCAGGTATGGCTTCGCAGAAGCAAATAGTACTGTAGGAATAGTAGGTGTAAAAGTATGGATATATGAGTAA